The Fusobacterium sp. FSA-380-WT-3A region TTATAAATTTTAGTTGGGAAAATTATTGTGTCATTTTTATTTGTTTTAGGAGGATTTTAATGGACACAAAACATCAATTTATGGGAAATGAAAAAATCACCAAACTTCTTCTTCAATTTTCTATCCCAGCTATTATAGGAATGTTAGTAAATGCCCTTTACAATGTTGTTGATAGGATATACATTGGAAATATCAAGGAAGTAGGACATTTAGCTATAGCTGGGGTTGGAGTTACTTTTCCCATTACACTATTTATTTTTTCTTTCGCTCTTTTAGTAGGACTTGGAGGGGCTACTAATATATCATTAAATTTAGGAAAGAAAAAGCTTTTAAAGGCAGAAAGATATTTAGGGACAGCTTTTGCTTTAGGAACCATTATTTCTATTATTTCTACAATATTAGTAATTTTATTTATTGATAACTTAATCTCTATGCTTGGAGGAAGTGAAAATACTTTTAAATATGCTAAAGATTATCTTTTTATAATAGCTTTTGGATTTCCTGGTAATTTAATTGGATATATTACAAATACTATTATTCGTTCTGATGGTAATCCAAAAATGGCTATGGCTACTCTCCTTATTGGTGCTATAACAAATATCATACTAGACCCCATTTTTATTTTTTACTTTAATATGGGAGTTAAAGGAGCTGCTTGGGCTACAATTATATCTCAATATATCTCAGCTATTTGGGCTACTTCTTATTTTTTATCAAAATATAGTGGATTAAAATTAAAAAAAGAAAATATGAAACTACCTTTTTCAAAAATAAAAAGTATCTGTATTATGGGTGGTGCTTCTTTTTCCTTACAAATAGGAATTAGTTTAGTCAATTATATTTTTAATACCACTTTAAAAATTTATGGTGGAGATATGGCTATTGGAGCCATGGCTATTATTCAAGGAATTATAATGTTTATTACTATGCCTATTTTTGGAATAAATCAAGGACTTCTTCCTATTTTAGGATACAACTATGGTGCTCGACTTTTTCCAAGAGTTAAAGAAGCTTTATTCAAAGGGATTTTTGCTGCTACTGTAATTTGTTTATTAAATTTTATAACAATTCAATTTTTTTCTAAATATTTTATTTTTATATTCACTAAAGAAACAAGTCTTATAAATATTGCTGCTAAAGGGCTTAAAATTCAAACCTTTATGCTCCCTATTGTAGGGTTCCAAATTGTTTCTTCCATCTATTTCCAAGCAATTGGAAAACCTAAAATGAGTATGTTTATTGGACTTTCTAGACAAATTATTGTTTTAATTCCTTGTATTTTACTTTTATCCTCTTTATTTGGCCTTGATGGAATATGGTTTGCCGCTCCAACTTCCGATTTTATAGCAACTTTATTAACTTTTATTCTTGTTAAAAAAGAGTTACTTCATCTAAAAGAATTAGAAGAATTTGATAATAAATATAAAATGAATCAATAATATAAGTTTCTAAAAAAGAATAATTAAAAGTAACAAAATTTAATTATTCTTTTTTTATTATCATAATTTTTTTAAATATTTTTAATTCTAAAATATATGATATAATATAAAAAAGGAGGGAAAATGAAAAAAATTAATAAATTTATAGGTGCTCATGTATCTACTCAAGGTGGAGTTTCAAATTCTTTTATAAATGCTAATAATATTGGAGCTAAAGCCTTTGCTCTTTTTACTAAAAATCAAAGAAGATGGGAATCAAAACCATTAGAAAAAGAAGAAATAAAAAAATTTAAAGATTTTTTAGAAATATCAGAAATATCAGTTGAACATATTTTACCACATAATAGTTATCTTCAAAATTTAGGTAATCCTAATGAAGAAAAGAGACAAAAATCTTTAGACTCTTTTATAGATGAAATGGAAAGATGTAATCTATTAGGATTAAAATATATAAATATTCATCCAGGTAGTCATTTAAATGAAATTACTACAGATGAGTGT contains the following coding sequences:
- a CDS encoding MATE family efflux transporter gives rise to the protein MDTKHQFMGNEKITKLLLQFSIPAIIGMLVNALYNVVDRIYIGNIKEVGHLAIAGVGVTFPITLFIFSFALLVGLGGATNISLNLGKKKLLKAERYLGTAFALGTIISIISTILVILFIDNLISMLGGSENTFKYAKDYLFIIAFGFPGNLIGYITNTIIRSDGNPKMAMATLLIGAITNIILDPIFIFYFNMGVKGAAWATIISQYISAIWATSYFLSKYSGLKLKKENMKLPFSKIKSICIMGGASFSLQIGISLVNYIFNTTLKIYGGDMAIGAMAIIQGIIMFITMPIFGINQGLLPILGYNYGARLFPRVKEALFKGIFAATVICLLNFITIQFFSKYFIFIFTKETSLINIAAKGLKIQTFMLPIVGFQIVSSIYFQAIGKPKMSMFIGLSRQIIVLIPCILLLSSLFGLDGIWFAAPTSDFIATLLTFILVKKELLHLKELEEFDNKYKMNQ